A single Duncaniella dubosii DNA region contains:
- a CDS encoding plasmid partition protein ParG: MAKNKILTVPQNGTQPATIPSPIDNMLAGTTSVETVTKTSNKRPTSFNIDQELQSRFKAVCATRGKSMSSVIEDFILGYISEQ, from the coding sequence ATGGCTAAAAATAAAATTTTAACAGTGCCTCAAAACGGGACTCAACCGGCAACTATCCCATCGCCTATCGACAACATGCTCGCTGGAACAACCTCAGTAGAGACAGTAACAAAAACATCAAACAAGAGACCAACATCATTCAATATCGATCAAGAATTACAATCTCGCTTCAAAGCCGTCTGTGCTACAAGAGGCAAATCCATGTCCAGTGTAATCGAGGACTTTATCCTCGGATATATTTCAGAACAATGA
- a CDS encoding ParA family protein — translation MKAKIIAIANHKGGVGKTASVASIGAVLASRGKKVLMVDLDTQANLTRHFMENIPPRIIYHAIREQLNLPIYPIRENLDIVPSGLDMAGIDLELQMMFNRERVLKVLLDPFSTIYDYVLLDCPPALGLVTINALTAANKLIVPMKADLMSNYGLSMMDQFCVKMQVLNPGIHIDYIFFNIYEKGQTMTEAIETDVRSKYGDRVLSTVIRKNNDVSKAAFDFTDIVSFNPEANGAKDFQALVTELESKL, via the coding sequence ATGAAAGCCAAAATTATAGCAATAGCCAATCATAAGGGCGGAGTCGGTAAAACCGCCTCTGTCGCATCCATCGGAGCAGTATTGGCATCAAGAGGGAAGAAAGTGTTGATGGTTGACTTGGATACCCAAGCCAATCTTACCCGGCATTTCATGGAGAACATTCCCCCACGAATTATCTACCACGCAATTCGTGAGCAGCTCAATCTTCCCATCTATCCAATCCGTGAAAATCTCGATATTGTACCAAGTGGTCTTGATATGGCGGGAATTGATTTGGAATTACAGATGATGTTTAACCGAGAAAGAGTACTAAAGGTACTTCTCGATCCATTCAGTACCATTTACGACTATGTTCTTCTAGACTGCCCTCCGGCTCTCGGATTAGTTACAATCAACGCACTTACTGCCGCCAATAAATTAATAGTGCCTATGAAGGCCGATCTCATGTCAAACTACGGTTTGTCAATGATGGATCAATTTTGCGTAAAAATGCAGGTACTGAATCCCGGCATACATATTGACTATATCTTCTTCAATATCTATGAAAAAGGACAGACCATGACAGAAGCTATTGAAACAGATGTCAGATCTAAGTACGGAGATCGGGTTCTTTCCACGGTTATCCGCAAAAATAATGATGTTTCCAAAGCGGCCTTCGATTTTACTGACATTGTCAGTTTCAACCCCGAAGCGAATGGAGCAAAAGATTTCCAAGCATTAGTGACCGAACTTGAGAGCAAGCTCTAA